A part of Amycolatopsis camponoti genomic DNA contains:
- a CDS encoding 8-amino-7-oxononanoate synthase family protein — MHSFLNIKKSARISDDFWDVTDKAGLFDVVVAGLGDGRHRALDDGHEFVNMSSYSYLGLDTHPKLVRAAADAVLAEGALNTSTSRMRVRFGALRDAEAALSELFDVEAVTLNSCAAAAWAALPLVASGIFTDGEPPLMVFDKNAHFCLNAMKPSVADETEVAVVPHNDVEALEELCKRHKRVAYVADGVYSTGGQAPVKELLALQDKYGLFLVFDEAHGISTVGHRGRGVVLEELGQINDRTIIITSLNKGFGASGGAIFLGKRGSQWRLDTAQRNGGPLMWSQRINTAGLGGLLASAELHRTDELTALQQRLQDNIALFDRLVETGERGDGLPIRFVRVGSEDATVRLAQELFRNGFYVSPIFFPIIGRGKAGLRIMLRASMTTAEIERFAVLLGALGEA, encoded by the coding sequence GTGCACTCGTTCCTGAACATCAAGAAGTCCGCCCGGATCAGCGACGACTTCTGGGACGTCACCGACAAGGCCGGGCTGTTCGACGTCGTCGTGGCCGGCCTCGGCGACGGCCGTCACCGCGCGCTCGACGACGGCCACGAGTTCGTCAACATGTCCTCCTACTCCTACCTCGGCCTCGACACGCACCCGAAGCTGGTGCGGGCCGCGGCCGACGCCGTGCTCGCCGAAGGCGCGCTGAACACCTCGACGTCCCGGATGCGGGTCCGCTTCGGCGCGCTGAGGGACGCCGAAGCGGCGCTGTCCGAGTTGTTCGACGTCGAGGCCGTGACGCTCAACTCCTGCGCCGCCGCCGCGTGGGCGGCCCTGCCGCTGGTCGCCTCCGGGATCTTCACCGACGGCGAACCGCCGCTGATGGTGTTCGACAAGAACGCGCACTTCTGCCTCAACGCGATGAAGCCGAGCGTCGCCGACGAAACCGAGGTCGCGGTCGTGCCGCACAACGACGTCGAGGCGCTCGAGGAGCTGTGCAAGCGGCACAAGCGGGTCGCCTACGTCGCCGACGGCGTCTACAGCACCGGCGGGCAGGCACCGGTCAAGGAACTCCTGGCCCTGCAGGACAAGTACGGCCTGTTCCTCGTGTTCGACGAGGCGCACGGCATCTCGACGGTCGGCCACCGCGGCCGTGGCGTCGTGCTGGAGGAGCTCGGGCAGATCAACGACCGGACGATCATCATCACCTCGCTCAACAAGGGCTTCGGCGCGTCCGGCGGCGCGATCTTCCTCGGCAAGCGGGGATCCCAGTGGCGGCTGGACACCGCGCAGCGCAACGGTGGCCCGCTGATGTGGTCACAGCGGATCAACACCGCCGGCCTCGGTGGCCTGCTCGCGTCCGCGGAGCTGCACCGCACCGACGAGCTGACCGCGTTGCAGCAGCGGCTGCAGGACAACATCGCGCTCTTCGACCGCCTGGTCGAGACCGGCGAACGCGGCGACGGGCTGCCGATCCGGTTCGTGCGGGTCGGGTCGGAGGACGCGACCGTCCGGCTCGCGCAAGAGCTGTTCCGCAACGGTTTCTACGTCTCGCCGATCTTCTTCCCGATCATCGGCCGCGGCAAGGCGGGCCTGCGGATCATGCTGCGCGCCAGCATGACCACGGCCGAGATCGAGCGGTTCGCCGTCCTGCTGGGTGCGCTGGGGGAGGCGTGA
- a CDS encoding carboxyl transferase domain-containing protein: MTALRSHIDVASEGFRRNAEDFEVNREVIARARAAALAGGTEKAHRKHAARGKLTARQRVARLLDPGTPLLEVGQLAAHDVYDEPVPSAALVTGVGIVAGRPFMVFANDATVKGGTYFPLGVRKHLRGQKIARENGLGCIYLVDSGGVFLPLQEDLFPDEDHLGRIFRNIAEMSAEGLPQLAGVLGSCTAGGAYIPAMCDETVMVRGTGTVFLGGPQLVRAATGEVVDAETLGGADLHTRVTGVADHLAETDDHALQILRDLAARSSRPPLSPPARTPRPPKYDPAELPGVVSAGLKEHIPAREILARLLDESEFTEYRARFGPTIVCGTGHVGGYPVGVLINDGVLFSESAQKAANFIEVCAQRDIPLLFLHNINGFMVGAEYEAGGITKHGAKLVNAVSCAKVPKFSLVIGGSYGAGNFAMCGRSMGSQLMAMWPSARSTVVGAEQTAKVMTLIRGDQLAKEGRELTPEEEAEIREPILASYERQAQPLYYAARLWVDAVVDPVETRDWLALCLAMAADAPKRETRFGVFRM; the protein is encoded by the coding sequence GTGACGGCGCTGCGTTCGCACATCGACGTCGCGTCGGAGGGCTTCCGTCGCAACGCCGAGGACTTCGAGGTCAACCGCGAGGTCATCGCCCGGGCCCGGGCCGCCGCGCTCGCCGGGGGCACCGAAAAGGCCCACCGCAAGCACGCCGCGCGCGGCAAGCTGACCGCCCGTCAGCGCGTCGCCCGGTTGCTCGACCCGGGGACGCCGTTGCTGGAGGTCGGCCAGCTCGCCGCCCACGACGTCTACGACGAGCCGGTGCCGTCCGCCGCGCTGGTCACCGGGGTCGGGATCGTCGCCGGACGGCCGTTCATGGTCTTCGCCAACGACGCCACCGTGAAGGGCGGGACGTACTTCCCGCTCGGCGTCCGCAAGCACCTGCGCGGCCAGAAGATCGCCAGGGAGAACGGCCTGGGCTGCATCTACCTGGTCGACTCGGGCGGTGTCTTCCTGCCCCTGCAGGAAGATCTGTTCCCCGACGAGGACCACCTCGGGCGCATCTTCCGCAACATCGCGGAGATGTCCGCCGAGGGGCTGCCGCAGCTGGCCGGCGTGCTGGGCTCGTGCACCGCGGGTGGCGCGTACATCCCGGCGATGTGCGACGAGACGGTGATGGTCCGGGGCACCGGCACGGTGTTCCTCGGCGGCCCGCAGCTGGTGCGCGCGGCGACCGGCGAGGTCGTCGACGCGGAAACGCTCGGCGGCGCCGATCTGCACACCCGCGTCACCGGGGTCGCCGACCACCTCGCCGAGACCGACGACCACGCTCTCCAGATCCTGCGTGACCTGGCGGCCCGCAGCTCCCGGCCACCGCTGTCACCGCCGGCCAGGACACCGCGTCCGCCGAAGTACGACCCCGCCGAGCTGCCCGGCGTCGTGAGCGCCGGCCTGAAGGAGCACATCCCGGCGCGGGAGATCCTCGCGCGGCTGCTCGACGAGAGCGAGTTCACCGAGTACCGCGCCCGCTTCGGCCCGACGATCGTCTGCGGGACCGGGCACGTCGGCGGCTACCCGGTCGGCGTGCTGATCAACGACGGAGTCCTGTTCTCCGAGAGCGCGCAGAAGGCCGCGAACTTCATCGAGGTGTGCGCGCAACGGGACATCCCGCTGCTGTTCCTGCACAACATCAACGGGTTCATGGTCGGCGCCGAGTACGAGGCCGGCGGCATCACCAAGCACGGCGCCAAGCTAGTCAACGCCGTGTCGTGCGCGAAGGTGCCGAAGTTCAGCCTGGTGATCGGCGGCAGCTACGGCGCGGGCAACTTCGCCATGTGCGGCCGGTCCATGGGTTCGCAGCTGATGGCGATGTGGCCGAGTGCCCGGTCCACTGTGGTCGGTGCGGAACAGACGGCGAAGGTGATGACGCTCATCCGCGGTGACCAGCTCGCCAAGGAGGGCCGCGAGCTGACGCCCGAGGAGGAGGCGGAGATTCGCGAGCCGATCCTCGCCTCCTACGAACGGCAGGCGCAGCCGCTGTACTACGCGGCCCGCCTGTGGGTCGACGCCGTGGTGGACCCGGTCGAGACGCGCGACTGGCTGGCGCTGTGCCTGGCCATGGCCGCCGACGCGCCGAAGCGGGAAACCCGCTTCGGGGTCTTCAGGATGTGA
- a CDS encoding acetyl/propionyl/methylcrotonyl-CoA carboxylase subunit alpha translates to MPKRVLIANRGEIARRIARTCRRLGVDHVAVHSTADAGAAHLEDAVETVHIGPAPARESYLDIEAVIDAALRTDCDAVHPGYGFLSENPEFAARVTEAGLVYIGPDAATIAAMGDKARARELMAAAGVPVLPGSEHATESADVLLADACRIGYPVILKPVAGGGGKGMRVVHAETDLPDAVAEAVRLGRAGFGDGRLLAERYVAAPRHIEVQVFGDRHGNVVHLFERECSLQRRHQKIVEEAPAPHLPSTTRHALLDAAVRGASALGYVGAGTFEFILDGDGRFFFLEVNTRLQVEHPVTEEITGLDLVEWQLRVADGEPLPLPQWQIRDTGHAIECRVYAEDPEHGFRPAPGHAEAVRWPRDVRVEAAFDESGAVPGFYDPMVAKLVATGADRPAALARLRTAIAGTTLVGLTTNLGFLGELLAEPRVAEGRVDTHLVDDFTARPAPHDRDARALACAAAMAVPDRAATASPWTGTVGAFDRAALDPDAPLGRIVLRRDGRDHEARLVARDRAGLHVEAGGRRFTVSAEPVPGGLFRGTVGTTRWTGLPTADGYEIVLDGHRVAVARRTFAEGGGDASDGAVRTPMPGVVVGVACEPGARVEAGELLVVVEAMKMENRIVAPFDGTVDRLSCALNDGVTADQVLVTLNPLGDSDV, encoded by the coding sequence ATGCCGAAACGTGTGCTCATCGCCAACCGCGGGGAGATCGCCCGCCGGATCGCGCGCACCTGCCGCCGGCTCGGCGTCGACCACGTCGCGGTGCACTCCACCGCCGACGCCGGGGCGGCCCACCTCGAGGACGCCGTCGAGACCGTCCACATCGGACCTGCGCCGGCCCGCGAGAGCTACCTCGACATCGAGGCCGTGATCGACGCGGCGCTGCGGACCGACTGCGACGCCGTCCACCCCGGCTACGGCTTCCTGTCCGAAAACCCGGAGTTCGCCGCCCGCGTCACCGAAGCCGGGCTCGTCTACATCGGACCGGACGCGGCCACGATCGCGGCGATGGGGGACAAGGCCCGGGCCCGGGAGCTGATGGCCGCCGCCGGGGTCCCGGTGCTGCCGGGCTCCGAGCACGCGACGGAGTCGGCGGACGTCCTGCTCGCCGACGCGTGCCGGATCGGCTACCCGGTGATCCTCAAGCCGGTCGCCGGGGGCGGTGGCAAGGGCATGCGCGTGGTCCACGCCGAAACCGACCTGCCCGACGCGGTCGCGGAAGCCGTCCGGCTGGGCCGGGCCGGGTTCGGCGACGGCCGGCTGCTGGCCGAGCGGTACGTCGCCGCGCCGCGGCACATCGAGGTGCAGGTCTTCGGGGACCGGCACGGGAACGTCGTCCACCTCTTCGAACGCGAGTGCTCGCTGCAGCGCCGGCACCAGAAGATCGTCGAGGAGGCACCGGCACCGCACCTGCCGTCGACCACCCGCCACGCCCTGCTGGACGCGGCGGTGCGCGGCGCGTCCGCGCTGGGCTACGTCGGCGCGGGGACGTTCGAGTTCATCCTCGATGGCGACGGCCGGTTCTTCTTCCTCGAGGTGAACACCCGGCTGCAGGTGGAGCACCCGGTCACCGAGGAGATCACCGGGCTCGACCTCGTCGAGTGGCAGCTGCGCGTCGCCGACGGCGAACCGCTCCCGCTGCCGCAGTGGCAAATCCGCGACACCGGGCACGCGATCGAGTGCCGCGTCTACGCCGAGGACCCCGAGCACGGTTTCCGGCCGGCGCCGGGGCACGCCGAGGCCGTCCGGTGGCCCCGGGACGTGCGCGTCGAGGCCGCGTTCGACGAGTCCGGCGCCGTGCCCGGGTTCTACGACCCGATGGTCGCCAAGCTGGTGGCCACCGGAGCGGACCGGCCCGCGGCGCTCGCCCGCCTGCGCACGGCGATCGCCGGAACCACGCTCGTCGGCCTGACCACGAACCTCGGCTTCCTCGGCGAACTGCTGGCCGAACCCCGGGTCGCCGAGGGCCGGGTGGACACCCACCTCGTCGACGACTTCACCGCCCGGCCCGCTCCGCACGACCGGGACGCGCGAGCGCTGGCGTGCGCGGCGGCGATGGCGGTCCCGGACCGGGCGGCCACGGCGTCGCCGTGGACCGGGACCGTCGGGGCGTTCGACCGCGCCGCCCTCGATCCGGACGCGCCGCTCGGGCGGATCGTCCTGCGCCGCGACGGCCGCGACCACGAGGCCCGGCTGGTGGCCCGCGACCGCGCCGGGCTGCACGTCGAGGCCGGCGGCCGTCGCTTCACCGTGTCCGCCGAACCGGTACCCGGCGGGCTCTTCCGCGGCACGGTGGGGACCACCCGCTGGACGGGTTTGCCCACCGCGGACGGCTACGAGATCGTCCTCGACGGCCACCGCGTCGCGGTGGCCCGCCGGACGTTCGCCGAAGGCGGCGGCGACGCCTCCGACGGTGCGGTGCGCACACCGATGCCCGGGGTCGTGGTCGGCGTGGCCTGCGAGCCCGGCGCGCGGGTCGAAGCGGGGGAGCTGCTGGTGGTCGTCGAGGCCATGAAGATGGAGAACCGCATCGTCGCGCCCTTCGACGGCACCGTCGACCGGCTGTCCTGCGCGCTGAACGACGGCGTCACCGCCGACCAGGTCCTCGTCACCCTGAACCCGTTAGGAGACTCCGATGTCTGA
- a CDS encoding ATP-grasp domain-containing protein, with translation MSDAPTLLFVGGARPLSFSLDMAAEALAQAAARGLRVHVTNTAEVLAATRDVVAKATETSTVDVLKPGESASWARERGERFDAVYALQELAQVAVAETAEAVGVAGNPPDAVHRVRTKDACREALAAAGFPQPVVRLCANEAEAAAFLGEYAGPWIVKPRDAMGSTGVSLVTEPARLPAAIALLPDAKPFLVEQFVEGPEFSVEGVFLGGVPKILAVTAKEKVPPPFFVETGHVLPAPLPDARRQEIEEQVTGALKTLGLRVGGFHVELWLTPAGVVLGEVHGRFGGDWIHRMLAHAIPGLELYGLVFDDLLGRPRTDVPLEPSRGAAVRYFTPPPGRIAAVEGWEDVLAHPAVLHAELGVGPGDEIKPLTRSGDRVGLVVVGADTPEAASALAADLVDSVKFVPESATDRLPGLWALR, from the coding sequence ATGTCTGACGCACCCACCCTGTTGTTCGTCGGCGGTGCCCGGCCGTTGTCCTTCAGCCTCGACATGGCCGCGGAGGCGCTCGCCCAGGCGGCGGCCCGCGGCCTCCGCGTGCACGTCACCAACACCGCCGAGGTGCTCGCCGCGACCAGGGACGTCGTCGCGAAGGCGACCGAAACGTCCACTGTGGACGTCCTGAAGCCCGGCGAGTCCGCGTCCTGGGCCCGGGAGCGGGGCGAGCGTTTCGACGCCGTCTACGCGCTGCAGGAGCTGGCCCAGGTCGCCGTCGCCGAGACGGCGGAAGCGGTCGGCGTCGCGGGGAACCCGCCCGATGCCGTGCACCGCGTCCGGACCAAGGACGCCTGCCGGGAAGCACTGGCCGCCGCCGGGTTCCCGCAGCCGGTCGTCCGGCTGTGCGCGAACGAAGCCGAGGCGGCAGCGTTCCTGGGCGAGTACGCCGGGCCGTGGATCGTGAAACCGCGCGACGCCATGGGCAGCACCGGCGTGAGCCTGGTGACCGAGCCCGCGCGGCTGCCCGCGGCGATCGCGCTGCTGCCGGACGCGAAGCCGTTCCTCGTCGAGCAGTTCGTCGAGGGCCCGGAGTTCAGCGTCGAGGGCGTCTTCCTCGGTGGCGTGCCGAAGATCCTCGCCGTCACCGCCAAGGAGAAGGTGCCGCCACCGTTCTTCGTCGAGACCGGCCACGTGCTGCCCGCGCCGCTGCCGGACGCCCGGCGGCAGGAGATCGAAGAGCAGGTGACGGGCGCGCTGAAGACGCTCGGGCTGCGGGTCGGCGGCTTCCACGTCGAGCTGTGGCTCACCCCCGCCGGGGTCGTGCTCGGCGAGGTGCACGGCCGGTTCGGCGGCGACTGGATCCACCGCATGCTCGCCCACGCCATCCCCGGCCTCGAGCTGTACGGGCTGGTCTTCGACGACCTGCTCGGCCGCCCGCGCACCGACGTCCCGCTCGAACCGAGCCGCGGTGCCGCCGTCCGGTACTTCACGCCGCCGCCGGGCCGGATCGCCGCCGTCGAGGGCTGGGAAGACGTTCTCGCGCACCCGGCCGTCCTGCACGCGGAACTCGGTGTCGGGCCCGGCGACGAAATCAAGCCGCTGACCCGGTCCGGCGACCGCGTCGGGCTGGTCGTCGTCGGTGCCGACACCCCCGAGGCGGCGAGCGCGCTGGCCGCCGACCTCGTGGACTCGGTGAAGTTCGTGCCCGAGTCCGCAACCGATCGCCTGCCGGGCCTGTGGGCCCTGCGCTGA
- a CDS encoding 3-oxoacyl-ACP synthase III family protein — protein sequence MIDIGILSTGSYLPDRVVPNAEIAPAAGVDAAWIERKTGIRERRHAAPGQATSNLAAIAADRALLAAGLSPDDVDHVVVATSTPDHPQPATASLVQHLIGARSASAVDVNAVCSGFVYALEMARGLVRDGGRALVIGADIYSRILDVRDRKTSILFGDGAGAVVLGPVPAGGGVIGTRLRGHGDAHRLIGVRAGGSRLPASVRSVLDGEHFFRMDGRGVREFVNGHVPDAISHALRESGLPATAVDHLVPHQANGVMLRELGEALDLPNAALHLTVDRFANTGAASVPITLDAAHRAGALSVGDVVLLAAFGGGMNLGVTLCRWTATPPRGDLDGRHRADALSHR from the coding sequence ATGATCGACATCGGCATTCTCAGTACCGGCTCGTACCTGCCCGATCGGGTCGTCCCCAACGCCGAGATCGCCCCGGCGGCCGGGGTCGACGCGGCGTGGATCGAACGCAAGACCGGCATCCGCGAACGCCGGCACGCCGCACCCGGGCAGGCCACCTCCAACCTCGCGGCGATCGCGGCCGACCGCGCCCTGCTCGCCGCGGGCCTGAGCCCGGACGACGTCGACCACGTCGTCGTCGCGACCTCCACCCCGGACCACCCGCAGCCGGCCACGGCCAGCCTGGTCCAGCACCTCATCGGCGCCCGCTCGGCTTCGGCCGTCGACGTCAACGCCGTCTGCAGCGGGTTCGTCTACGCGCTGGAGATGGCTCGCGGGCTCGTGCGGGACGGCGGGCGCGCGCTGGTGATCGGCGCCGACATCTACTCCCGCATCCTGGACGTGCGTGACCGCAAGACCTCGATCCTGTTCGGTGACGGTGCGGGAGCGGTCGTGCTCGGCCCCGTACCGGCGGGAGGGGGCGTCATCGGCACGAGGCTGCGCGGACACGGCGACGCCCACCGGCTCATCGGCGTGCGCGCCGGCGGCAGCCGGCTGCCCGCGTCGGTGCGGTCGGTGCTGGACGGCGAGCACTTCTTCCGGATGGACGGCCGCGGGGTCCGCGAGTTCGTCAACGGCCACGTTCCCGACGCGATTTCCCACGCACTGCGGGAAAGCGGACTGCCCGCCACCGCCGTCGACCACCTGGTGCCGCACCAGGCCAACGGCGTCATGCTGCGCGAGCTGGGCGAGGCGCTCGACCTGCCGAACGCCGCCCTGCACCTGACCGTCGACCGGTTCGCCAACACCGGCGCGGCGTCCGTGCCGATCACGCTCGACGCCGCCCACCGCGCGGGCGCCCTGTCCGTCGGCGACGTCGTGCTGCTGGCGGCGTTCGGCGGCGGCATGAACCTCGGCGTGACCCTCTGCCGGTGGACCGCCACCCCGCCGCGCGGCGACCTCGACGGCCGGCACCGCGCCGATGCCCTGTCCCACCGCTGA
- a CDS encoding MFS transporter — MPALLPRGGPPRLLAVATLVTMTGYGVYLTAGVLYFTRVVHLPAGQVGLGLTVAGAVSLSAGIPFGHLADRHGARTVYALTLVLGAVSMAGLCLAQGFWSFVVFASLGAAAQTAGPAARSPLVQEYGGDRPAEFRGYLRSVTNLGIALGALLAGWGVAADTRNAYLLLIAGSAVAYAASTAIVLFLPAVPPKPAGTGPRWVALRDRPYLVLTLLDGVMAIQYRVLTAAVPLWLVARTTAPNWTVSGVMVVNTVIVVFFQVRASRRIDTTKAGAVAFRRAGFAFFAACVAIAAMAGAPTWLALVLLLAAVIVHTVGEIWQAAGGFELSFTLAPPHAVGQYQGLFGMGLGLGVTLGPAVLIALCITWGTPGWLVVGGLFAATGLAVPAVVRWAERDRARPALV, encoded by the coding sequence ATGCCCGCGCTCCTTCCCCGCGGCGGACCACCCCGGCTCCTCGCGGTGGCGACCCTGGTCACGATGACCGGCTACGGCGTCTACCTGACCGCCGGCGTCCTGTACTTCACCCGCGTCGTCCACCTGCCCGCCGGCCAGGTCGGCCTCGGGCTGACGGTCGCCGGCGCGGTGTCGCTCTCGGCCGGGATCCCGTTCGGGCACCTCGCCGACCGCCACGGCGCCCGCACGGTCTACGCGCTCACGCTGGTCCTCGGCGCGGTCTCCATGGCGGGACTGTGCCTGGCGCAAGGGTTCTGGTCGTTCGTCGTGTTCGCGAGCCTCGGCGCCGCGGCCCAGACGGCCGGGCCCGCCGCCCGCAGCCCACTGGTGCAGGAGTACGGCGGCGACCGCCCCGCGGAGTTCCGCGGCTACCTCCGGTCGGTGACGAACCTGGGCATCGCGCTCGGCGCGCTGCTGGCCGGCTGGGGCGTCGCGGCGGACACCCGCAACGCGTACCTGCTGCTCATCGCGGGCAGCGCGGTGGCCTACGCGGCGAGCACGGCCATCGTGTTGTTCCTGCCGGCGGTACCCCCGAAACCGGCCGGGACGGGCCCGCGCTGGGTGGCGCTGCGGGACCGGCCGTACCTGGTGCTGACGCTGCTCGACGGCGTCATGGCGATCCAGTACCGCGTGCTGACGGCAGCGGTCCCGCTCTGGCTGGTCGCCCGGACGACGGCGCCGAACTGGACGGTCTCCGGCGTGATGGTGGTCAACACGGTGATCGTGGTGTTCTTCCAGGTCCGCGCGAGCCGCCGGATCGACACGACGAAGGCGGGCGCGGTGGCGTTCCGGCGCGCCGGGTTCGCGTTCTTCGCCGCCTGCGTGGCGATCGCGGCGATGGCGGGCGCGCCGACCTGGCTCGCGCTGGTGCTCCTGCTGGCCGCGGTGATCGTGCACACGGTGGGCGAGATCTGGCAGGCGGCGGGCGGGTTCGAGCTGTCGTTCACGCTCGCGCCGCCGCACGCGGTCGGGCAGTACCAGGGGTTGTTCGGCATGGGGCTGGGCCTGGGCGTGACGCTCGGCCCGGCGGTCCTGATCGCGCTGTGCATCACCTGGGGCACGCCGGGCTGGCTCGTCGTCGGCGGCCTCTTCGCGGCGACGGGCCTCGCCGTCCCGGCCGTCGTCCGCTGGGCCGAGCGCGACCGGGCGCGCCCGGCTCTCGTCTGA
- a CDS encoding FMNH2-dependent monooxygenase codes for MVTEFRLGLALDGVGWHPAAWQASAVTEPAALFGGEYWAGWGRAGAEAGIGFITLEDGLTAQTEQFGAAPADPAARVRGRLDPVVTAAVLLSASTVGEVVVTRNVTHTGPFPIATQLASLAAIGPGRVAWRPQVSANARDAVVVGGTPTPELRPEDVHVPARIARRLRDLFRDAETHVRTVRDLWTTFPAGALGSGDEFWRPDRIGTTPGPLNVPVFATPPVVTLAHHALEPYRLAAAVADRVLLTPTGDHPLPRVLAAFRTVEGLTPDATPTEAYADIAVVLGDTDEHAHARLARLDREAGAPWTTDTGIFTGSPAGLAEVLTRWRDEHGLAGVRLRPAVLPEDAGRILRDVVPLLAG; via the coding sequence ATGGTGACCGAATTTCGTCTCGGACTGGCTTTGGACGGCGTCGGCTGGCATCCCGCGGCCTGGCAGGCGTCGGCGGTGACCGAACCGGCCGCGCTCTTCGGTGGCGAGTACTGGGCCGGCTGGGGCCGGGCCGGCGCGGAAGCCGGCATCGGCTTCATCACGCTCGAAGACGGCCTGACCGCCCAGACCGAGCAGTTCGGCGCCGCCCCCGCGGACCCGGCCGCCCGGGTCCGCGGCCGGCTGGATCCGGTGGTGACCGCCGCGGTCCTGCTGTCGGCCTCGACCGTCGGCGAGGTCGTGGTCACCCGGAACGTGACGCACACCGGCCCCTTCCCCATCGCCACCCAGCTGGCGTCCCTGGCGGCGATCGGGCCGGGCCGGGTGGCGTGGCGGCCGCAGGTGTCGGCCAACGCGCGCGACGCCGTGGTCGTCGGCGGGACACCGACACCGGAGCTGCGGCCCGAGGACGTCCACGTCCCGGCCCGGATCGCCCGTCGCCTGCGGGATCTGTTCCGGGACGCGGAAACCCACGTGCGGACCGTGCGCGACCTCTGGACGACGTTCCCCGCCGGCGCACTCGGTTCCGGGGACGAGTTCTGGCGACCGGACCGGATCGGCACGACCCCCGGCCCGCTGAACGTCCCGGTGTTCGCGACGCCCCCGGTCGTCACGCTCGCCCACCACGCCCTGGAGCCCTACCGGCTCGCCGCGGCGGTCGCCGACCGGGTCCTGCTCACCCCGACCGGCGACCACCCGCTTCCCCGGGTGCTGGCCGCCTTCCGGACGGTCGAAGGCCTGACCCCGGACGCCACGCCCACCGAGGCCTACGCGGACATCGCGGTGGTCCTCGGCGACACCGACGAGCACGCACACGCGAGGCTCGCCCGGCTCGACCGCGAAGCCGGCGCACCCTGGACGACCGACACGGGGATCTTCACCGGCTCCCCGGCCGGACTCGCCGAAGTCCTGACCCGGTGGCGCGACGAGCACGGACTCGCCGGGGTCCGGCTGCGGCCGGCGGTGCTCCCCGAGGACGCCGGGCGGATCCTCCGCGACGTCGTCCCGCTGCTGGCCGGGTGA
- a CDS encoding TIGR03620 family F420-dependent LLM class oxidoreductase, translated as MNLDLGLLGAHLREHEVTPESAAEVERAGYGTLWLDASPPADLALAEELLDATTRLVIGTSVVNVWTADAETVAASYHRIEGRHPGRFLLGVGIGHREVHTEYASPFDTLVAYLDRLAAAGVPADRIVIAALGPRMLRLARDRTAGTIPCMVSPEHTRRARAVLGAGKLVLPGHFALVEPDAGRARAIARSGPAGAALGVTNYAANLRRLGFTDDDLAGTGSDRLTDALVAHGDPATVATRLLAHRAAGADQVGVFPLGDDPIATLRAVAHAVGSVDPHTGVKVL; from the coding sequence ATGAACCTCGATCTCGGTCTGCTCGGCGCCCACCTGCGCGAGCACGAAGTGACCCCGGAAAGCGCCGCGGAAGTCGAGCGGGCCGGCTACGGCACGCTCTGGCTGGACGCCTCACCACCCGCCGACCTCGCCTTGGCCGAAGAGCTGCTCGACGCCACCACGCGGCTGGTCATCGGCACGAGCGTGGTGAACGTGTGGACCGCCGACGCGGAGACCGTCGCCGCGTCCTACCACCGGATCGAAGGCCGGCACCCGGGACGCTTCCTGCTGGGCGTCGGGATCGGGCACCGCGAAGTCCACACCGAGTACGCCTCGCCGTTCGACACGCTGGTGGCCTACCTGGACCGGCTTGCCGCCGCGGGCGTGCCGGCCGACCGGATCGTGATCGCCGCCCTCGGGCCGAGGATGCTGCGCCTGGCCCGCGACCGCACCGCCGGCACCATCCCGTGCATGGTCAGCCCGGAGCACACCCGCCGGGCGCGGGCGGTCCTCGGCGCCGGCAAGCTGGTGCTGCCCGGCCACTTCGCCCTGGTCGAGCCCGATGCCGGAAGGGCCCGCGCGATCGCCCGGTCGGGCCCGGCCGGGGCCGCGCTGGGCGTCACCAACTACGCCGCCAACCTCCGCCGGCTGGGCTTCACCGACGACGACCTCGCCGGCACCGGCAGCGACCGCCTCACCGACGCGCTCGTCGCCCACGGCGACCCGGCGACGGTCGCGACGCGGCTGCTGGCCCACCGGGCGGCGGGCGCGGACCAGGTCGGCGTCTTCCCCCTCGGCGACGACCCGATCGCCACGCTGCGCGCGGTCGCCCACGCCGTGGGATCGGTTGACCCTCACACTGGTGTGAAGGTCCTGTAA